A genome region from Eremothecium gossypii ATCC 10895 chromosome VII, complete sequence includes the following:
- the IES1 gene encoding Ies1p (Syntenic homolog of Saccharomyces cerevisiae YFL013C (IES1)) has protein sequence MSNGRVYDPIHDVFQVQRPQDPAPPILSQSGLPGETAAGLGAGDEQDQDDESTQSDELPQPVGYVAASAKPAMSASLSKKKGKEPSRYTRHLKKQDGEQFTRKDIQFAFLYELLSDKRQIFENTCVGSFSISAGPPTAEILNVTDVTYTARNFIGNSRLTFSQLYVLTIASSKKCSKILRDKLLFDHQVAFSTCVLSLLVNFGRLNTTVNFFPEMTSQLRTFHSIPCLQHQTRDPKSLQDTPRIKSILKTIPTGQETLKLSAWYSSSERHFRVNPVNLLFTICDNPQIVNEHFVSGYVDTDTTLFELFDSPKYQPKDRADFFLWLLYIHLETKLTPNDIHNSLSLFGVEDKFPMRVATEEYDIDTESELIFGEHQNQRRLRFLKKHPRKSISEPQSSQQRESEQKEEDVDEDYAGSAPILETANDAGSRDPASKTTGSKHATRNSNMRPRTRVKVIHQELQQDTPAITESPQQDQLHEEDVTTWAQEVDEMIEIDSKVKVAPNITHSEAQHLLLETQAIARKKRQELGLIKAFDEYEDVTLATVIGVRGKKRKKFNDGVLGYETDYMNHLNAAKKIFLKKLDEPLPNENFCL, from the coding sequence ATGTCGAACGGCAGAGTGTACGATCCCATACACGATGTATTCCAAGTCCAGCGGCCGCAGGACCCAGCGCCTCCAATCCTATCTCAATCAGGCCTGCCAGGAGAGACAGCAGCCGGTTTGGGTGCTGGCGACGAGCAGGACCAGGACGACGAGTCCACCCAATCCGACGAACTGCCACAGCCGGTAGGGTACGTGGCTGCCTCTGCGAAGCCCGCTATGTCGGCTTCTCTTTCTAAGAAAAAGGGCAAGGAGCCCAGCCGATACACTCGTCATCTGAAGAAACAAGATGGGGAGCAATTTACAAGGAAGGACATACAGTTTGCATTTTTGTACGAGCTGCTTTCGGACAAAAGGCAGATATTTGAAAACACATGTGTGGGCTCGTTTTCGATATCGGCGGGTCCGCCGACAGCCGAGATTTTGAATGTGACAGACGTTACATACACAGCGCGCAACTTCATCGGGAATTCGCGGCTGACCTTTTCGCAGTTGTACGTCTTGACGATTGCGTCATCCAAGAAGTGTTCCAAGATCCTTCGCGACAAGCTGCTGTTTGACCACCAGGTGGCATTCTCCACGTGTGTTCTCTCACTACTTGTGAACTTCGGCCGTCTCAATACCACTGTGAACTTTTTCCCAGAGATGACTTCGCAGTTGCGGACCTTCCACTCTATTCCGTGCCTGCAGCACCAAACGAGAGACCCAAAGTCACTGCAGGACACTCCGCGTATCAAGTCGATACTGAAGACTATTCCCACAGGACAAGAGACTCTGAAACTGTCGGCATGGTACTCCTCATCGGAACGCCATTTTCGCGTCAATCCAGTGAACCTATTGTTTACAATATGCGATAATCCACAGATTGTGAATGAACACTTCGTTTCGGGGTACGTTGATACAGATACAACGCTTTTTGAGCTGTTTGATTCTCCGAAGTACCAGCCAAAGGATAGGGCAGATTTCTTTCTGTGGCTTCTTTACATACACCTGGAGACAAAACTAACACCGAACGATATCCATAACTCCTTATCCTTGTTCGGTGTCGAAGATAAATTCCCTATGCGCGTGGCTACAGAAGAGTATGATATAGATACAGAATCCGAACTAATATTTGGAGAACACCAGAACCAGCGCCGGCTACGATTCCTGAAGAAGCACCCCAGGAAGTCTATTTCAGAGCCGCAATCATCGCAGCAGCGAGAGAGCGAGCAAAAAGAAGAGGATGTGGACGAAGATTATGCAGGCAGTGCCCCCATATTGGAAACTGCGAACGACGCAGGTTCTCGTGATCCCGCATCGAAAACCACAGGATCTAAACATGCCACCAGGAACTCAAATATGCGTCCCAGAACCAGGGTTAAGGTTATACACCAAGAACTCCAACAAGATACACCTGCAATCACCGAGTCTCCTCAGCAGGACCAGCTCCATGAGGAGGATGTGACTACATGGGCTCAAGAAGTCGATGAAATGATCGAAATAGACTCAAAAGTCAAAGTAGCTCCCAATATAACACATTCCGAGGCTCAGCATTTACTGCTAGAGACGCAGGCGATTGCTAGGAAGAAAAGGCAAGAACTTGGTTTGATAAAGGCATTTGATGAGTATGAAGATGTCACACTAGCAACTGTGATAGGAGTTCGCGGAAAGAAAAGAAAGAAGTTCAACGATGGAGTGTTAGGTTATGAAACTGATTATATGAATCATCTGAACGCTGCGAAGAAGATATTTCTGAAAAAACTAGATGAGCCACTGCCAAATGAAAACTTCTGTCTGTAA
- a CDS encoding AGL027Wp (Non-syntenic homolog of Saccharomyces cerevisiae YPR194C (OPT2)) has translation MDFQQVDTKEKNSDRLPSPCAPASEKDGKAGSQDVPLSDTQELSLLDDEHLILLLHKMGYKHADLEDIPPVVHYLVARINELTIEKSLTILKKCAVDHAGDPNITEEEATDLERFTSGDFDHTDETEVFQLKLLAALFYYHSPYPEVRAVVGPGDDPTIPVETFRCYFLTTTITIIGCGLTTFFQSRYPLIEFSSMAAQFLFFILGTLWSKFMPAVRIPIFPGYGFQLNLQTSWSKKEQMFATLLYSITTGVFYSYFNILTQDMFYNDPTSLGFQIILSLSLQFMGFGLAGLLRPFVVFPARALWPLSMPTIALNNALLAQDVGKGTSIRKVFFYFGIGMFIYNWFPTVFADVLSNLNWLTWIKPNNFNLAAITGGRYGIATNPLPTLDWNYITHWALALPFYTVFLQYLGSLLSVVIIIAVYYTNYMECQYLPIFGQPLYSNEGKFFDASKVLTDFKLDWQKYQQYSLPYYSAGNIVGYGSFISLYTLLAAYSIITEYEILGGACKRLGVGLWSLTKLDTWRNLHKNDSSILEGYDDAHCREMRKYPEVPEWWFFAIFLISLVLAIILVTTYKTNTPVWGIFLAVGLNVAFLLPLTTLQSTTGASLGLNLLVQMITGYLLPGNPYALMIIKAFGYNIDGQADNYLSNLKMAHYCKIPPVPLFRGQLSMVLLQVIVSLAVINWQIHNVPDFCNPKNRSGFICQGPRTYYNASIVWGIIGPKKVFSYLYPMMKWCWLIGALLGVLFGGWCRLSRKYKLYYPRSFNPVVFVTGMISLMPPYNLRVYTSKLYVAFIGQYWLRRYHLRIWEKYNYVVAAAFNCGVIFSAITIFFAIQYPEIRLDWILNTINDVGIDATPTPLKDVKLTERGYFGPPRGSLP, from the coding sequence ATGGACTTTCAACAGGTGGATACCAAAGAAAAGAACTCCGACAGGTTACCATCCCCTTGTGCTCCGGCCTCTGAGAAAGATGGAAAGGCTGGCTCGCAGGATGTGCCATTGTCCGACACTCAGGAACTTTCGCTGCTAGACGATGAACACCTTATTCTCCTTCTTCACAAGATGGGCTACAAACACGCGGACTTGGAAGATATTCCGCCGGTTGTTCACTATCTTGTAGCACGGATAAATGAATTGACAATAGAAAAGTCACTGACGATATTGAAAAAGTGTGCCGTTGACCACGCTGGTGATCCGAATATCACGGAGGAGGAAGCTACCGACCTAGAGCGCTTTACTTCTGGCGACTTTGACCACACCGATGAGACAGAAGTCTTTCAGTTGAAGCTACTTGCTGCATTATTCTACTACCACTCGCCCTATCCCGAGGTTCGGGCGGTTGTGGGTCCCGGAGATGATCCCACTATCCCAGTGGAAACGTTCCGCTGTTACTTCCTGACCACCACCATTACTATTATTGGCTGTGGACTGACAACCTTTTTCCAATCCCGTTATCCGTTAATCGAATTCTCCTCGATGGCGGCGCAGTTTTTGTTCTTCATACTGGGAACGTTATGGTCGAAATTTATGCCTGCAGTTAGGATACCCATATTTCCAGGTTATGGTTTCCAATTGAATTTGCAGACTTCTTGGTCCAAGAAGGAACAAATGTTTGCCACGCTGCTGTACAGTATTACTACAGGCGTCTTCTATTCTTATTTTAATATCTTGACGCAAGATATGTTTTATAATGATCCCACATCGTTAGGGTTCCAAATAATCCTATCTCTATCGCTACAGTTCATGGGGTTCGGACTTGCGGGTCTTCTGAGGCCTTTCGTGGTTTTCCCCGCACGCGCACTTTGGCCATTATCTATGCCCACAATAGCTTTGAACAATGCACTACTTGCCCAAGATGTGGGAAAAGGTACTAGTATCAGGAAAGTTTTCTTTTACTTTGGAATTGGCATGTTTATCTACAACTGGTTCCCGACGGTTTTTGCTGATGTGCTCAGCAACCTGAATTGGCTAACCTGGATTAAGCCAAATAACTTCAATCTCGCTGCCATTACTGGGGGCAGGTACGGTATTGCTACAAACCCATTGCCTACCTTAGATTGGAATTATATCACACATTGGGCATTGGCGTTACCATTTTATACTGTTTTCTTGCAATATCTCGGGTCCTTACTTTCTGTTGTGATTATAATAGCAGTTTACTACACTAACTACATGGAATGTCAGTATTTGCCGATATTTGGTCAACCATTGTATAGTAACGAAGGAAAGTTTTTCGACGCCAGTAAAGTGCTTACTGATTTTAAATTAGACTGGCAAAAATACCAACAGTATTCACTGCCATACTATTCAGCTGGAAATATTGTTGGATATGGCTCGTTTATTTCTCTATACACGCTCCTTGCTGCATACAGTATTATCACAGAGTATGAAATTCTAGGTGGCGCTTGCAAACGATTGGGGGTTGGATTGTGGTCTCTAACGAAGTTAGATACTTGGAGGAATCTTCACAAAAATGACTCCTCTATCCTTGAGGGTTACGACGATGCACACTGCCGCGAAATGCGCAAGTACCCGGAAGTTCCCGAATGGTGGTTCTTTGCTATCTTCCTTATATCTCTGGTATTGGCGATTATATTGGTTACTACATACAAGACCAATACACCTGTGTGGGGCATCTTCTTGGCTGTTGGTCTCAATGTTGCATTCTTATTACCACTAACAACTCTTCAATCAACGACAGGTGCAAGTCTCGGTCTCAATTTGCTCGTGCAGATGATAACAGGTTACTTGCTTCCCGGAAACCCTTACGCCCTCATGATCATCAAAGCTTTTGGTTATAACATCGATGGCCAAGCCGACAACTACTTATCAAATCTGAAAATGGCTCACTATTGCAAAATACCTCCAGTGCCTCTATTCCGCGGTCAATTGTCCatggtgctgctgcaggtcATTGTCAGTCTTGCTGTTATTAATTGGCAGATTCATAATGTCCCTGATTTCTGTAATCCAAAAAACAGAAGCGGCTTTATTTGCCAAGGCCCCAGGACATACTACAATGCGTCTATTGTATGGGGAATAATTGGGCCAAAGAAGGTGTTCAGCTACTTATACCCGATGATGAAATGGTGTTGGCTAATTGGTGCACTGTTAGGAGTGCTTTTCGGAGGCTGGTGCCGCTTGTCTAGGAAATACAAACTCTATTATCCACGCAGCTTCAATCCGGTGGTCTTTGTGACAGGTATGATTTCATTGATGCCTCCGTATAACCTAAGAGTTTACACATCCAAGCTTTATGTGGCCTTTATTGGCCAGTATTGGCTCAGAAGGTATCATCTGCGAATTTGGGAAAAATACAACTATGTGGTTGCTGCAGCCTTCAACTGTGGAGTTATATTTTCAGCTATCACGATATTCTTTGCGATACAATATCCAGAAATAAGATTAGACTGGATTCTCAATACGATTAACGATGTTGGTATCGATGCAACCCCTACACCTCTAAAAGATGTCAAACTTACCGAAAGAGGTTATTTTGGCCCACCCCGGGGGAGCCTTCCTTAG
- a CDS encoding AGL026Wp (Non-syntenic homolog of Saccharomyces cerevisiae YGR260W (TNA1)), which translates to MVQHDSPVVTPNPEKLDEKVRAEYVGNIEPQDVSLKYTDPNGFDDSKASESESEQAVPVKPKSIFETREQIPDSLAHLTTEELEKLASKTRLRMDFRILIMLCWIYICNQLDRTNIASARLGGLEEDLKLTSLQYQTAVSILFVGYTIFQVPSNIVLNRLGKPRLFISVLMTLWGGISACCAAAHSFASLAVLRVLIGVVESGFFVCCLYYLSCWYTKKELTFRNAILFSGSLLSGALSGLLSSAIIRGMEGVGGLQPWRWCFLLEGLLTVVTVPFSYIVLPDNPSNTRFLSQMEKDIVIWKLKMDVGEYDDDEAVLHEHNNYRFALKLAVRDPKVWLIAGTVSCLVASSGVQNFYPSVVETLNYSRTKTLLLTAPPFFIAMICTWCWARHSDITQERFFHMLIPVPVAIMTYLVAMLSTKTAPRYFAMCLMPASIYSSYIICISWISHIVPRPPLKRAVSLAMMNTVANVMLIWNGFLYPKHSAPSYRIAMSFNICAECLAVIFALTLRLYLIRLNKKIAAGTMDWHKEMGADGRNINKSFRFMF; encoded by the coding sequence ATGGTCCAGCACGATTCTCCGGTGGTCACACCGAACCCAGAAAAACTGGACGAAAAGGTACGCGCAGAGTATGTGGGCAACATAGAACCACAAGATGTATCTCTAAAGTACACAGATCCAAACGGTTTTGACGACAGCAAGGCATCAGAGTCAGAGTCTGAACAGGCGGTGCCAGTGAAGCCCAAATCGATATTCGAGACGCGGGAGCAAATTCCGGACTCACTGGCGCACCTGACGACGGAGGAGCTGGAAAAACTCGCGAGCAAAACGAGGCTTCGGATGGACTTCCGCATCTTGATCATGCTCTGTTGGATCTATATCTGCAACCAGCTGGACCGCACCAATATTGCTTCGGCCCGGCTCGGCGGGTTGGAGGAAGACTTGAAACTGACGTCTCTGCAGTACCAGACCGCCGTGTCGATTTTATTTGTGGGATACACGATCTTCCAGGTGCCCTCGAACATCGTGCTCAACCGGCTGGGCAAGCCGCGGCTGTTCATCAGCGTGCTGATGACTCTATGGGGCGGGATCTCGGCCTGCTGCGCGGCAGCGCACTCCTTTGCCTCGCTGGCGGTCCTCCGCGTGCTAATAGGCGTGGTGGAGTCCGGGTTCTTTGTATGCTGCCTCTACTACCTGTCCTGCTGGTACACCAAGAAGGAGCTGACCTTCAGGAACGCGATTCTGTTCAGTGGCTCGTTGCTGAGCGGCGCGCTCTCTGGGCTGCTGTCCTCTGCCATCATTCGGGGCATGGAAGGCGTGGGTGGCCTGCAGCCATGGAGATGGTGCTTTCTCTTGGAAGGCCTCCTCACAGTCGTGACTGTGCCGTTCTCCTACATCGTGCTGCCCGACAACCCCTCGAACACGCGCTTTCTCTCGCAGATGGAGAAGGACATTGTGATTTGGAAGCTGAAGATGGACGTCGGAGAGtacgacgacgacgaggccGTGCTGCACGAGCACAACAACTACCGCTTTGCCTTGAAGCTGGCGGTGCGCGACCCCAAGGTTTGGCTGATCGCGGGCACAGTCAGCTGCCTCGTGGCCAGCTCCGGTGTGCAGAACTTCTACCCTAGTGTCGTGGAGACCCTGAACTACAGCCGCACCAAGACGCTGTTGCTGACTGCCCCGCCGTTCTTTATCGCAATGATCTGTACGTGGTGCTGGGCCCGCCACTCTGACATCACCCAAGAGCGCTTCTTCCACATGCTGATCCCCGTCCCTGTAGCCATCATGACCTACCTCGTCGCCATGCTGTCCACCAAGACGGCGCCGCGCTACTTCGCGATGTGCCTGATGCCCGCCAGTATCTACTCGAGCTACATTATCTGCATTTCCTGGATCTCGCACATCGTCCCGCGGCCCCCGCTCAAGCGGGCCGTGTCGCTCGCCATGATGAACACTGTGGCCAACGTCATGCTGATCTGGAACGGCTTCCTGTACCCCAAGCACAGCGCACCCAGCTACAGAATCGCCATGTCCTTCAACATCTGCGCAGAGTGTCTGGCTGTGATTTTCGCCCTCACCCTCCGGCTCTACTTGATCAGGCTCAACAAGAAGATCGCTGCGGGGACCATGGACTGGCACAAGGAGATGGGCGCGGACGGCCGCAACATCAACAAGAGCTTCCGCTTCATGTTCTGA
- the WWM1 gene encoding Wwm1p (Syntenic homolog of Saccharomyces cerevisiae YFL010C (WWM1)) — protein sequence MTAQSKEVAPTVPEGWKAVFDEEYKTWFYVDLKSRKSQWEAPAGTSWPAKGAPDAPPAYDTAVARAAAHGAQAVAPQPDYGTQAGYAPQGYGARAGYTPQPGYGAQPGYGTQPGYGAQPGYGAQPGYGAQPGYAPQPGYGYAPQPGYGAAPGPYAQQPAHGYPAGAAAAPQNGGRNNMMMGGLMGAGVGLMAGSLMTTAMYNHDEDVADAAYDRGYEDGFIDGDF from the coding sequence ATGACAGCGCAGTCCAAGGAGGTGGCACCCACGGTGCCCGAAGGCTGGAAGGCGGTGTTTGACGAGGAGTACAAGACGTGGTTCTATGTCGATCTGAAAAGCAGGAAGTCGCAGTGGGAGGCGCCTGCGGGCACGTCGTGGCCAGCGAAGGGTGCGCCGGACGCGCCACCGGCGTACGACACGGCCGTCGcacgcgccgccgcgcacggCGCGCAGGCCGTTGCGCCCCAGCCCGACTACGGCACACAGGCCGGATACGCGCCCCAGGGGTACGGCGCGCGGGCCGGGTACACGCCCCAGCCCGGCTACGGCGCACAGCCCGGCTACGGCACACAGCCCGGCTACGGTGCACAGCCCGGCTACGGCGCACAGCCCGGCTACGGCGCACAGCCCGGCTATGCGCCGCAACCCGGTTACGGATacgcgccgcagccgggCTATGGTGCCGCGCCCGGGCCGTacgcgcagcagcccgcgcacggttacccggccggcgcagccgccgcgccgcagAACGGCGGCCGCAACAACATGATGATGGGCGGCCTGATGGGTGCCGGCGTGGGGTTGATGGCCGGGTCACTAATGACCACAGCCATGTATAACCACGACGAGGACGTGGCCGATGCTGCCTACGACCGCGGCTATGAAGACGGCTTCATCGACGGCGACTTCTAG
- the CDC4 gene encoding SCF ubiquitin ligase complex subunit CDC4 (Syntenic homolog of Saccharomyces cerevisiae YFL009W (CDC4) and Non-syntenic homolog of Saccharomyces cerevisiae YER066W (RRT13)): protein MRKVTEREESHSRYSVSTPEYPLATVPVPYQYKIEKTISRDEASTFLLGSLGHEPPSLKRRQDSEEPDLCEASSHKRSKTDADELTPNSGFEQLGYLKGGDAGGSGGAADVQRADADAERAASDADRADAACAEGAQRDGEAELHDTTLSADEGAATGLGALVGAVVEEALPISPLASPGYTPPFSGLQGGVEAGNSLVAHRSSLTLQDTMQNIATNAFLQLPHSAFKNLVFQLLSKLNRSELSDLSTYLKDHLKRDFLQYLPMEVSMNILNNLDFEDICSCLLVNRTWNNLIRNSPYLWKHMMLSEGFVTEDCFSSYCDSIPEKHRHLPNPSDRFRLDFLENRWLLENWCNPCYRPGRTCLDGHRTKVVTCFQFEGNYIITGADDKRINVYDADREQFKLELVGHEGGVWALKYAGDEILVSGSTDRTVRIWNVKAGKCTHVFRGHTSTVRCLDVVEHGGIKYVVTGSRDNTLHVWKLPDPNSPDYNPNAMRQFNSIEDNPFFVGVLRGHMASVRTVSGHGNIVVSGSYDHNLMVWDIAKMKLLYVLTGHTDRIYSTLYDHKRKRCISASMDTTVKVWDLSDINNNGPVSQINSTSALKVSGSVRTLCGHTALVGLLGLSDKYLVSAAADGSLRGWDASDYSKRFSFHHTNQSAITTFFVSDNILVSGSEHQFNIYDLRTGRLVHRHLLNDAAQIWGVKFNNRKLVVAVESEDHSYVEILDFGSRNRPVTYMSMRSPPSTSNSYWNQRGDPTASS from the coding sequence ATGAGGAAGGTCACAGAACGAGAAGAGTCTCACAGTAGGTACTCTGTATCCACGCCAGAGTACCCACTAGCAACCGTTCCCGTACCCTACCAGTATAAGATAGAGAAGACCATATCGCGGGATGAGGCGTCGACGTTTCTGCTGGGGTCGCTCGGGCACGAGCCACCTTCGCTCAAGCGGCGGCAGGACTCAGAGGAGCCGGACCTGTGCGAAGCGTCGTCGCACAAGCGCAGCAAGACGGATGCGGACGAGTTGACACCGAACTCGGGCTTCGAGCAGCTGGGATACCTCAAGGGGGGGGACGCAGGCGGCAGCGGGGGGGCGGCGGACGTGCAGCGCGCGGACGCGGACGCGGAGCGCGCTGCGTCGGACGCGGATCGCGCGGACGCGGCGTGCGCGGAGGGTGCGCAGCGGGACGGCGAGGCCGAGCTGCACGACACAACACTGTCTGCGGACGAGGGCGCGGCGACCGGGCTGGGCGCACTCGTGGGGGCGGTGGTGGAAGAGGCGCTTCCCATCTCGCCGTTGGCATCGCCGGGCTACACGCCGCCGTTCAGCggcctgcaggggggagTGGAGGCGGGCAACAGCCTGGTCGCGCACCGGAGCTCGCTGACGCTGCAGGACACCATGCAGAACATCGCGACGAACGCTTTTCTGCAGCTCCCACACTCGGCGTTCAAGAACTTGGTGTTTCAGCTCTTGTCCAAATTGAACCGCAGCGAGCTTTCAGACCTCTCCACATACCTAAAGGATCACTTGAAGCGAGACTTCTTGCAATACTTACCTATGGAGGTATCCATGAATATCTTAAACAACTTGGATTTTGAAGACATATGCTCCTGTCTTCTGGTAAACAGGACATGGAATAACCTCATTAGGAACAGTCCCTACTTGTGGAAGCACATGATGCTAAGCGAGGGATTTGTGACCGAAGACTGCTTCTCTTCCTACTGCGATAGTATACCGGAAAAGCACCGTCATTTACCCAACCCGAGCGATCGCTTCCGGTTGGATTTTCTAGAAAATAGATGGCTCTTGGAAAACTGGTGTAACCCGTGTTATAGACCAGGCAGGACATGCCTAGATGGTCACAGGACCAAGGTGGTGACTTGCTTTCAGTTTGAGGGGAACTATATTATCACCGGCGCCGACGATAAAAGAATAAATGTTTACGATGCTGATAGAGAACAGTTCAAATTAGAGCTCGTTGGCCACGAAGGTGGCGTATGGGCCCTGAAATACGCTGGCGATGAAATACTTGTGAGTGGCTCCACGGACCGGACAGTCAGAATTTGGAATGTAAAGGCCGGTAAGTGCACTCACGTCTTTAGGGGCCATACCTCTACCGTGCGCTGTTTGGATGTCGTTGAACATGGCGGCATCAAGTATGTCGTAACAGGCTCGCGGGATAATACCTTGCATGTCTGGAAACTTCCAGATCCTAATTCGCCGGACTACAATCCCAATGCAATGAGGCAATTCAACAGCATAGAAGATAACCCCTTCTTTGTGGGTGTTCTTAGGGGCCACATGGCCTCCGTTCGCACGGTTTCCGGCCATGGAAATATAGTGGTGAGTGGGTCGTATGACCATAACCTGATGGTGTGGGACATTGCAAAGATGAAACTCCTCTATGTCTTGACTGGGCATACAGACAGGATATATTCTACATTGTATGATCACAAGCGCAAGCGGTGCATATCTGCAAGTATGGATACAACCGTTAAGGTCTGGGATCTTTCTGACATCAACAATAATGGACCGGTTTCACAGATTAATTCTACCTCTGCATTGAAGGTTTCCGGCTCCGTGCGCACCCTCTGCGGCCATACAGCTCTTGTCGGGCTTCTCGGGTTATCTGATAAATATTTGGTCAGCGCAGCCGCAGACGGCTCACTTCGCGGGTGGGACGCCTCAGACTACTCAAAACGTTTTTCTTTTCACCACACCAACCAGAGTGCCATAACCACTTTCTTTGTCTCGGACAACATTTTAGTGAGCGGCTCGGAACACCAGTTTAATATCTACGACCTCCGGACCGGAAGATTGGTACATAGACACTTGCTAAATGATGCAGCACAAATCTGGGGGGTTAAATTCAACAACAGAAAATTGGTGGTTGCAGTTGAGTCGGAAGACCACAGCTACGTGGAGATATTGGACTTTGGCTCCAGAAATAGGCCCGTGACTTATATGTCGATGAGGTCCCCGCCCTCCACGTCCAATAGCTACTGGAATCAACGTGGCGATCCAACCGCCTCTAGCTAG
- a CDS encoding AGL024W-Ap (NOHBY748; No homolog in Saccharomyces cerevisiae; Syntenic homolog of Kluyveromyces lactis KLLA0D07524g): MAAEQSSSLLHSSPASRRQSGSLRPSDGHSSDVYSPSAALRPSALPITTGLLGCALVMVVSSLVIFLLGVNIVIQVRTMSRKSLRGAALKCLNLLLSLCAMYGIYCLNLWTTRKLLASPSGTYSRLDNTGTDFELEQF, from the coding sequence ATGGCCGCTGAACAGTCATCATCCCTGTTGCACTCCAGCCCTGCCTCAAGGCGCCAATCCGGGTCGCTCAGACCATCTGATGGCCACTCCTCTGACGTATACTCGCCGTCTGCAGCCCTCCGACCTTCCGCCCTCCCAATTACAACCGGCCTGCTGGGCTGCGCACTGGTGATGGTCGTCTCGTCATTAGTCATCTTCCTCCTTGGCGTGAACATAGTGATCCAGGTACGCACCATGTCCCGGAAGTCCCTGAGGGGTGCAGCGCTCAAGTGCTTGAACCTACTGCTCAGCCTTTGCGCTATGTACGGCATCTACTGCCTCAACCTATGGACAACTCGCAAACTCCTCGCAAGCCCCTCAGGCACATACTCTCGTTTGGACAACACTGGTACCGACTTCGAGTTGGAACAGTTCTAG